Genomic segment of Actinomycetota bacterium:
CGGAACTCCCCCAACTCGGTAAGGTGATGGTGGTTTCCCTGCCGCTGGCCCAGCCGGGCCTGGAGGGCAGGGAGGAATACTTCAACTTGGTGGTCATCAAGAGCACCGGAGAGCTGGTTACCTCCCCCGCCTCCACCCTCACCCGCTACCTGGCCCTGGCCGGCGGCGTGGCCCTGGCGGTCAGCGTTCTCCTGGCCCTATACCTCAGCAATTACGTGTCCCGTCCGCTGCACCGCCTCAGTCTGGCCGCCTGGGACCTGGCCCACGGCAACCTGGAGCGCAGGGTGGATGTCTCCGGCGGGGATGAGATCGCCAGGCTCGCGGAGTACTTCAACTACATGGCGGAGAGGGTAGCCCTGAGCGCGCGCCTGCAGAAGGAATTCGTGGCCAACGTCTCCCACGAGATACGCACCCCCCTGACCTCCATCGAGGGGTTCTCCCAGGCCCTCCTGGACGGGGTGGTGGAGAGCGAGGAGGACCGCAGGCGCTACCTGGAGATCATCGTCCGGGAGTCCAGCCGGCTGAAGAGAGTCCTCTCCCAGCTGCTGGCCCTCTCCCGCATCGACACGGGGGCCTGGGCCCTCCATCCCTCCCCCCTCTCCCCGCGCGCCTTCCTCGAGGGGCTGGCGGAGAAACTGCGCCCCCGGGCGGAGGAAAAGGGGCTGGAGTTCTCCCTGGAGCTCGCCGAGGGGCTCCCGGAGCTGGAGACGGACGCCGATGCCCTGGAACAGGTCCTGACCAACCTGGTGGACAACGCGGTGAAGTTCACACCGCCGGGGGGAAAGGTCACCCTCTCCGCCGACCTCATGCCCGCCGGCGACCTGCGCATCCAGGTTCGGGACACGGGGAATGGCATCCCGCCCGAGGATCTGGAGAGGGTTTTCGACCGCTTCTTCCGGGTGGATCGTTCGCGCTCCCAGGATCATGGGGGCTCCGGCCTGGGGCTGGCCCTCTGCCGGGAGCTGGTGACCCTCCTGGGAGGGGAGATCACCGCCTGGAGCGAGCCGGGCAGGGGGAGCGTCTTCACCGTGGACCTTCCGGAGCGTCCTCCCCGCGGGAGGTGAGCATGCCCGAACTCCCGGAGGTGGAGATAGTCCGCCGTCAGCTGGACGAGGAACTCGGGGGGGCGTGCATCGCAGCGGTGGAGGTCCTCCTGCCTCGTTTGGTAAAATATCCCAATCCAACCTCTTACCGCCGGGGGCTGCGGGGAAGGACGGTCCGGGGGGTAGGACGCCGGGGAAAATACCTCCTCATCCACCTGGACGATGATCGTATCCTGGTCATCCACCTGGGAATGACCGGATCCCTGCGCTTCGCCTCCCCGGGCGTGGAGCGGCC
This window contains:
- a CDS encoding HAMP domain-containing sensor histidine kinase; this translates as MGFHRRSKPLFRSLRARFLFHFLLLTALSLLIFGSLFAYFIWRENRRLLERARSELVEQAREMANDLQLALSLSRRYPEAPLLNLERLAQLLRLEGKLINALSLVVDREGSVVAPRLLAPRVPRRLDTNLLAEDEVRAQETELPQLGKVMVVSLPLAQPGLEGREEYFNLVVIKSTGELVTSPASTLTRYLALAGGVALAVSVLLALYLSNYVSRPLHRLSLAAWDLAHGNLERRVDVSGGDEIARLAEYFNYMAERVALSARLQKEFVANVSHEIRTPLTSIEGFSQALLDGVVESEEDRRRYLEIIVRESSRLKRVLSQLLALSRIDTGAWALHPSPLSPRAFLEGLAEKLRPRAEEKGLEFSLELAEGLPELETDADALEQVLTNLVDNAVKFTPPGGKVTLSADLMPAGDLRIQVRDTGNGIPPEDLERVFDRFFRVDRSRSQDHGGSGLGLALCRELVTLLGGEITAWSEPGRGSVFTVDLPERPPRGR